The Cyanobacteriota bacterium nucleotide sequence ACGACCTTTTTTAAGTTGTGCGCTAGTAATACCAGACTTGAGTTCAGGGAAAGTCTTGATTGCCTTGGTGCTGACTTTAATTCTTTGTTTAACACCATCAATAATCGCAACAATATTTTGAAGGTTAACTTCAAATCTTCTTCTTGACGTTGGGTTATAGTGAGATCTCAAGAATGAATATCTCCATCCTTTCCCAGCTTTCTTTCCTGTAATTTCGCAAATGCGTGACATAATTCTTCCTCTTTAAACGTTGTATGGCAATAAACCTAATGCTCTTGCTTGTTTGATTGCTTTTTGCATAGTGCGTTGTTTCTTTGCATCCAATCCAGTTTGTCTGCGGCCGTTGATTTTACCTGTGCTATCAATGTATTGTCCTAACAAACCTACGTTTTTGTAGTTCAATTCACTAGCGTCAGGGTTATTTGTTCTTTGTCTTCTTATCGTCGCCATGGCTTGATATTTTATCATGGACATTGGGCTGGATTATGAATATTTTATAGAGTTGTTACAAAATCAAGCTGTTGCTTAATAGATTTACTGCAAAAGCCAGCTTCATTTCATCCTTGGGTGAAATAAAGTATAATTACTTAGTGTCAATACTTTACGTTATTGCTACGCCAATTGGCAACCTTGAGGATATTAGCCTTAGAGCACTACGTATACTCAAGGATTGTGTCAATACTATTTATTGTGAGGATACTAGGGTGACTTCCAAGCTGATTAATCATTTTGAGATGAGTGGCAAGAAGCTTGTAAGTTGTAATAAAGAAAATGAACACAAGCGAATTGAAGAAATTAAACAGCGTTTAATTAATGGCGAGGACATCGCACTGTGCTCTGATGCTGGGACTCCGTTGATTTCAGATCCTGGTTCTACATTAATAACAAGCCTGTCTACTTGTGACGGAGTGAAGATAGTCCCAATCCCGGGTGCTTCCTCACTTACAGCAGCCCTGTCAGTCTGCCCAATTGACACTAGTCGCTTTGTTTATGAGGGCTTCTTGCCGCATAGTCCGCAAAAGCGCCGCCGAATCCTGCGTGACATGACCGAAGAAAAACGAGCGATAGTGCTTTTTGAAAGTCCGCATCGAATTATCAAGTGTCTTGAAGATGTCAAAACTATTTTGGGTGAAGGACGAGATGTATTTCTTGCACGCGAACTTACTAAGAAATTTGAACAGCTTTATTTTGGACCAGTAACTGAAATTATTGAAGAGCTGCAAAGTCAGTTTCCAAAAGATATACCTGGTGAGTTTGTTGTTGTGATTGCTTCGCAATAGCTAGACTTGGCATTAGACCTGTTTCGAAACACAGTTTCGATGTACAGGTCGCTCAAAAAATGTAGCAACCGCGCGGAATGCGCGTGTTGCCTTTGGAGATAATTCCGACTTTTGCAAAAGGTCTATTATGAATTGATACGAAGTTGCAGCTTCTCAATCATTGTAAAGTGTTGATCGACTGATTCTTTGACCAATGATTGAATTGTTGTTGTTAGGAATTGTGCGTGTTTATCTTCGTCACTATTAGCAGGAGCTTTCATTAGAGGAGCTAACATTGCAATAGTATTTGCGATCTTGATCCAATTCTCTGATACTTCTTTATCTTGGCTTGCTACAAAATCGACAAACGCTTCAAACTGTTCTTTGATTTTGTCTAGTCCTTCAGCTTCAATAGAGTCCTCTTGAAGCCAGTTTGTTAATGTTGCTTGAAATGAGTTGACTTCGTCTTCATTCAATTTGACCATTGAGCTTAGAAGAATAGGTAGCTCTTTGACTTTGTTTCCCACATCGTTAAAAGCCAAAATTAAACTGACTAAGGTTTTTTGTTCTTCTTTGGTGATTGTTTCTATTGCTCCACTGTCATACCAACAAACTAGAGGTTGATTCTTTTGTTTGATGAGCTTACCAGAGTCGTCATGCACTACTCCAAAATTACCAAGGTTGACATCTGATTGATAACAAGAGCCAAGTAAAATTTGTCTAAGGACTCTTAATCCAACTGCATTGCTGATTCGGTTAGCTTCTTGTTCTCCTATTTGTTCAGTTAAGAGATGGCTGTCTAATTCATAACCAGGTTGGAGTTTGCTGACAAGAATATTGCCATGTGATAAATCCTTGTCTATCGTTACAGGAATGTGTACTAGTCCGTCTTTGCTTGGAGTTTGCAATTCTTCTGCAAGTAGTTCAGCTCTTTTGATTTCTTCAGATGGATCAGTTTGTGAAAGCAGCTGTTCTTTCAAAATATCACATGTGTTGCTTGGGATTTTTAGCCCATCGAATTCATCACTATGCTCATTGATGTAATTAATAAGGCTTGAAATATAAGTAATATCCATGTCTATTTCTGCTCTAATAAAGGGATGGATGATTTTGACAGCTCGTTGATTGTCTAGATCTTGACAATGTAGAGCTGCTTGGGAAGGATTGAGTTGAGCTCGATAAGTCGTTGCCATAGAGCCTTCGCCTAGCTTTTGTCCAGAG carries:
- the rpmB gene encoding 50S ribosomal protein L28, yielding MSRICEITGKKAGKGWRYSFLRSHYNPTSRRRFEVNLQNIVAIIDGVKQRIKVSTKAIKTFPELKSGITSAQLKKGRRRKLNAAKNKASKAEA
- the rpsR gene encoding 30S ribosomal protein S18, whose translation is MATIRRQRTNNPDASELNYKNVGLLGQYIDSTGKINGRRQTGLDAKKQRTMQKAIKQARALGLLPYNV
- the rsmI gene encoding 16S rRNA (cytidine(1402)-2'-O)-methyltransferase, coding for MSILYVIATPIGNLEDISLRALRILKDCVNTIYCEDTRVTSKLINHFEMSGKKLVSCNKENEHKRIEEIKQRLINGEDIALCSDAGTPLISDPGSTLITSLSTCDGVKIVPIPGASSLTAALSVCPIDTSRFVYEGFLPHSPQKRRRILRDMTEEKRAIVLFESPHRIIKCLEDVKTILGEGRDVFLARELTKKFEQLYFGPVTEIIEELQSQFPKDIPGEFVVVIASQ